From Candidatus Bathyarchaeota archaeon:
ACTCAAAAATGAACTTCGCAAACTCAACCAAACAATGGAGAACCCAAACTACCTAAAAGAACTCTTCAACGTACTTAAAAACGAAACTCGGCTCCACATATTAAAAGCCATAGCAGACGGCAAATACTCCGTCAGCCAGCTTCAGCAGGAACTCAAAAAAACTGGCCGCACCCACAGCCAAGAAACCATAAACGAAGAGTACCTTCAACCTCTTCTGGCAGTGGGCTTAGCTAACGAATCATGCGACGAATACTACGCCACACACTTCGGCGGCCGCCTAACAGAAGTCCTCGGTGTTTTTCCTGAATTCGCTGAAGTTTTGCCTGCGCGTTCGGAGTGCCATGAAGAAACCCTGCTCAGATCGCTTTTGGCTGGCCCAAAAACCTTTGAAGAAATAGAAACCGTAATTTCCCCCAAAGTTGCATCACGCATCCTGAAACGTTTACGTGAAGTCGGGTTAATAGAAACACCCGAAGACCGAGATTACATATTCTTTTTCCGCTCCAAACGTGACCCTTCACTTGAGACTTTGTCAGAAACAGAACGAAAAGTCTACGACAGCATCCCAAATGAGGGCATATCCGCAGGTAAACTGTCCAGAGAAACTCAGCTATCCACACGTAGAATCTACAAGTACCTCAGAGGCTTAAAGGGGAAAAAACTGGTTTTCGTAAGAAAAACCCCCAAAGCATACGGCTTAACCTGCAAAGGCGAAACCTTAGCTTCAGTTCTTGAAGGTATGCATGAAATAGTTGAGGAAACGTGGAATTCTTCCCAAAAAGTCTTCCACGCCGCCGAAAACTCTTAACTCCACTTTTTTGTGTTTTAGCCGCCGCCCGGTGCGCCATGGAATGGTACATTCTCCCAGAGCATCTTCCACCAGTCGTCTTCGGTTATGGTTTCGCCTTTAACGATGATTTCAAGGGTCATCTTGAGCATGGCGTGGTGGCGGATTTCGTCTTCGAGGATGGCTTTTAGGAGGAAAACGACTTTTTTGTTTTCGATTTCGGGGATTTTTTCTTTGAGTACTTTGATGAGTTTGGCTTCTATGTCGATGTGTTTTTGGATGAGTTCCCGCTGCGTGTCTAGGTCACCTTGGGTTAAAGCTGTCGATGCACTTGTCAGTAGAGTAATCGCTGAAGTGTAAAGCTCAGCGTGCTTAACCGAATCCAGAGATACCCCTTTTAGAACGCCTTTAACCGCGGGGTTCTTCATATCCACGATAGCTTTCTCTAGTGATTCTACGATTTCTTTTTCTACGTTAACTTGATTTTTCAAGAAATCAAGAAGCTCTTTTTTTGGTTCCACACAAAATCCTCCAATCGATAGGTGTTAAGCGGTGTTCATCAAGGTTTCGGAAATCTTTTTGCCAAGCTCTCTGCAGGCGTCGAGTGCTGTTTGGTCAGGAATGTATTTGGCAAGTACCGTCGGTTCGACGATTTGCATTTCAAACTCTTGTTTCATAATGTCAAGAACAATCTTTGGCGCTTCCCCACTCCAACCATAGGAGCCAAACGCCGCAGCAAGTTTACCTTTGAGATTCAAGTTTTGGGCTGAGGCTTCTTCGAAGAGGTTCTTGAAGTCGATTGGTATTTCTTTTCTGTAAGTCGGCGCTCCCAAAGCTATCGCGTCATAATTGGTTAATTCTTGTGCGTCCACGTGGTAGTTGACATCCACTTCGACACCATTTACGCTCTGGGCGCCTTCAGCCACAGCTTTCGCCATCTTTTCAGTGTTCCCACTGCGACTATAATACAAAACAAGTAATTTCTTCATACCCTAAAATAGGCTTGGAAAATATTTCAATATTGTGTTTGCCTGCTTGAAAACCTCAAAAGAGGCAGAAAAGACAGAACCTCAAGCGGCTTTCCTACCCGCAAGCTTCCTTTTTGCTCTACTATTTTTCTTTGCTCTATTGCTTCTGCTTTCACCACCTTTTCTGCCGATCTCCTGATAAAACTTGGAACCACGCTGCTCAGCCACAGTTTCGCCACCTTTCTTGCCGATGGCGCGGTAAAATTCTGGGCCTCTCTCGCTGGCAACTTTTCTTCCGCCGATTCTTCCAGCTTCTTGTCGGGTCATTTTTCTTTTTTGCTCAGTTTTCATCGCCAAAAATTATTCACCTCCAAAGATTCAGGTCTGAAATTACTTTAACCAATTATACGTCTTAAGGGTATGTGGCTTTCATGGGGCAACCACAAAACAGGTTTATTGAATTTTGCCGATTTCTTTAGTTATATCGATGGGTGAGTTGTAGGTTTTTTCTGGCAATCTGTTGATGACGTTCATGACATCGTCGGGTGCATCCTTGGTTTGGGCGTTGTTAACTAACTTCTCTTTTTCTGCAGGGTAATGCATACCCTTTAGGTACTTCTCCACGATGGCGGGGCTTACATGTCCTGCTTTGCCGCTTCGGTCAGTGTATTGGCGTCTTGTGCCTCTGCCCTGCCCGATTCCTCTACGCCGTGTAGTGATTGTTTGTTCACTCGTGATTTACCACCTCCAAAAATGTTCAAATAAAATCTCAAAGTAACATGTTAATTTGAATGCTAACTTATCTTTCTTCGAATTCTCTTCCTTGCTCAATGAGTCTTCTTACTTTTTGTCCCCCTTTATGACCGATTTCACTGTAGAATTCTTCACCATGGGTTCTAGCGGTTTTTTCTCCACCCATTCGACCTGCTTCTTGTACAGTCATCTTTCCCTTCCTTCGATTTTCAGACAAACAAACTCACCTCCACAAACATCAATCATCTATCTTCTTGCTCTTTTCCTTCCTTGATTAGCCGTTGAACCCTCAGTCCACCCTTATGCCCAATTTCTTCATAGAACTCCCTGCCATGCGTCTCCGCGGTCCTTCGACCTCCCTTGTGCCCTCCTAATCGCCCTGCTTCCGCCACCGTCATAGTTCCCTTCCTTTTTTGAGCCAACAATTTCACCTCCACTAAAACAAGTCACCCACAAAGGGTTCCCTGAACTGGTTTGACCTCTACTTATCCTTCTTCGTACTGTTTGCCTTCTTGGATTAGTCGGCGGACTCTTTGTCCTCCTCTGTGTCCTGCTTCTTCTAGGCTGGTTTTGCCTCTTGCTTCAGGTGTACCCTCATGCTGTTTGGCCCGTTCGGAGCCGCCTTTGCTGCCGATTTCACTGTAGAATTCAGGGCCGTGAGTTTGAGCCGTTTTTTCACCACCTAAACGACCTGCTTCTTCTACAGTCATTTTTCCTTTTCTTCTGTCTGCGCTCAAACATTTCACCTCCAAAAAAGTCGTACGGTAGCTTTCTACTCAATGACCTAGCTTAGAACAAGCTTCTTAAACGTATGTGGCTGTCCATAAACAGCAACAGCCAACAATACAAGCTAGCCTTAGAGATACACCTACATTACAAAAAAATAACCGATTTTTAGATTGCTTTAGTTTATTCTTTTTCGCGGGCTTTACCCTGCTCCACAAGTTTGCGGACACGTTGCCCTCCTTTTGGTCCGCCAATCCTTCCGCCTTTACGTCCAATTTCACTGTAGAATTCTTCGCCATGCGTCTGCGCGGTTTTTAGTCCTCCGCGGCGTCCAGCCTCTTCAACAGTCATTTTTCCACGTTTTTCCTCCAAAAATGTCACCTCCCCTAAACTATCGACCTAAAAACAGAGCCTTCAAAACAGGGCTGCTTATTCTCTTCCTTCCCGTTCCTTCCCCGCTTGAATCAGTCGGCGAACCCTTTGTCCTCCTCTGTGTCCTGCTTCTTCTAGGCTGGTTTTGCCTCTTGCTTCAGGTGTACCCTCATGCTGTTTGGCCCGTTCGGAGCCGCCTTTGCTGCCGATTTCACTGTAGAATTCAGGGCCGCGTTCTGCTGAGACTTTTTCGCCGCCTTTGCGTCCGATTTCTTCGTAGAATTCGCGTCCGTGTGTGGCTGCGGTTTTTTGTCCGCCTTTCCTTCCTGCTTCGGCAACGGTCATTTTGCCCTTTCTGGTTTCTTCTGTTCGTGTACTCAAAAAATTCACCTCCTACTAAACGATGGAAAAGCTAACAAGATATTTGCCGAATAACCGCTCATAAAGATATGTTGTTGTCGCATGGCAGTAACATACCAAGCTAGCCATAGAAACACACTTGTAGACTTGTGCTGTTGGCGTGCTTTTTTCTTCTACTTCTCCTATACAGCCAAAAAACAACAGAGAAAACCGTCTGTTTCAGCAATTTAAATATCGGGCAGGGTTGAACTACTATGTTGCTGAGTGCACCATGAAGGTTCTCCTCGTCAACCCGCCGCAGACATTCTACCCCGGCTCAGACCCACCCGCAGGCAACCTGCCCTTGGGTTTAATGTACATAGCTGCGGTGCTCCAGAAAAACGGTTACGCAGTGGAGATTTTGGATACGTTTATGGCAGGTGCGGAGTTTGAGGAAAAAAACGGCGAATCAGTAACCATCGGGTTCCCCCTTAAGCGAATTGAAGAGGAAATCCGAAGCAGAAACCCTGACATAGTGGGCATCGCGGGGCCCTTCACCAGTCAAATCGGCCACGCCATCGCCGTCAGCAAAGCCGCCAAAGACGCCAACCCAAACATCCTAACCGTGGTCGGCGGACCCCACGTCACCTTGGTTCCCAAAGAGTTCCTCGAAGAAGCCCAATCAGTGGACATTGCTGTAGCAGGCGAAGGCGAATATGGCATGCTGGAAATCGCCCAACACTTCGAAGGCAAAAAACCGCTCAGCGAAATCAAAGGAATCGCGTACCGCCAAAACGGCACCGTCGCCGTCAACGAACGACGACCCTTCATCGAAGACCTCGACGAATTGCCATACCCCGCCTACGACTTGGTAGACATGGAGCAGTATCTTGGACCAAGCAAGATTGGCTACCGCAGTTTTCAAAAACGAGCCATCTCGATGATTACCAGTAGGGGGTGTCCGTTTAACTGCTGTTTCTGCTCGGTGCACCTGCATATGGGTAAGGGGTTCCGTGCACACAGCGCCAAATACGTCCTCGACCACATCCAACACGTCGTAGACAAGTACAAGGTCAAAAACATCTTCTTCGAAGACGACAACCTAACCCTTGATTTGAAACGCTTCGAAGCCATCTGCGACGGCATAATCACGCGGAAAATCAGAATCGGCTGGGAAACCCCCAACGGCGTCCGAGCCGACCGCCTCACCTTGGAGTTGCTTAGGAAGATGAAGCAGTCAGGCTGCAAAAGCGTGTTCGTCGGCGTGGAATCGGGCGACCAGCAAATCCTCGACAAAGTGGTCTGCAAAAGCCTCGACCTCAACCGCGTGGTCGAATTCGCCAAGAACGCCAAAGAAGTCGGCTTAAAAACAGGCGCCTTCTACATCATCGGGTTCCCGGGAGAAACAAAGCAGAATATGCAGCGCACCGTCGATTTTGCCCTTGAAATGAAGCGTAAATACGATGTGGGTATGCACTTGTTTGCGGCGACCCCATCTTATGGCACACGGCTCTATGAGGAGTGTAAGGCTAAAGGGTATATCGCTGCGGATTTGTCGTGGAACAGTTTTGCACAAGCCCGCCAAGCAAGAGGGCTCCCTTTGATTACCACAGATGAGTTTACGCCTGCAGAAGTCAAAGAGATCGCTGCTAAAGCGTTGGCAGAATACAAAAAAATACACCTGATCAATCTGGCGAAGCACCCCACTAAGGCACTTAAGACAGCGTTCGATCAGCCACAGCTGATCTGGAAATACCTCAAAAACTTACCGCCATAAAATTTTGCTCAAAATTGGATTGAGACAAAAAATTATTGCTTCACTGTTCCTAATTGTTGCTTCTCCCAATTAAAAACGGTTGCATTTCACCATGTAAACTAATCTGTCGATAGTAAACTGTACATTTATAGTTTAAAGTAACAAGGATATTTTCGATTCTCTGTTTTTCTTCGGTAAACGTGTTGGCTGCTTTACCAATTTGCTTGTGAACTTCGATAATTAAAACTGGCTTGTTTTTTGTAATGGTGTCTTTAGCGCC
This genomic window contains:
- a CDS encoding ferritin-like domain-containing protein, which codes for MEPKKELLDFLKNQVNVEKEIVESLEKAIVDMKNPAVKGVLKGVSLDSVKHAELYTSAITLLTSASTALTQGDLDTQRELIQKHIDIEAKLIKVLKEKIPEIENKKVVFLLKAILEDEIRHHAMLKMTLEIIVKGETITEDDWWKMLWENVPFHGAPGGG
- a CDS encoding flavodoxin domain-containing protein, with protein sequence MKKLLVLYYSRSGNTEKMAKAVAEGAQSVNGVEVDVNYHVDAQELTNYDAIALGAPTYRKEIPIDFKNLFEEASAQNLNLKGKLAAAFGSYGWSGEAPKIVLDIMKQEFEMQIVEPTVLAKYIPDQTALDACRELGKKISETLMNTA
- a CDS encoding general stress protein — translated: MKTEQKRKMTRQEAGRIGGRKVASERGPEFYRAIGKKGGETVAEQRGSKFYQEIGRKGGESRSNRAKKNSRAKRKLAGRKAA
- a CDS encoding DUF2795 domain-containing protein encodes the protein MEKYLKGMHYPAEKEKLVNNAQTKDAPDDVMNVINRLPEKTYNSPIDITKEIGKIQ
- a CDS encoding Em GEA1 (EM1) encodes the protein MSENRRKGKMTVQEAGRMGGEKTARTHGEEFYSEIGHKGGQKVRRLIEQGREFEER
- a CDS encoding Em GEA1 (EM1), which produces MAQKRKGTMTVAEAGRLGGHKGGRRTAETHGREFYEEIGHKGGLRVQRLIKEGKEQEDR
- a CDS encoding Em GEA1 (EM1), which codes for MEEKRGKMTVEEAGRRGGLKTAQTHGEEFYSEIGRKGGRIGGPKGGQRVRKLVEQGKAREKE
- a CDS encoding general stress protein B yields the protein MTVAEAGRKGGQKTAATHGREFYEEIGRKGGEKVSAERGPEFYSEIGSKGGSERAKQHEGTPEARGKTSLEEAGHRGGQRVRRLIQAGKEREGRE
- a CDS encoding B12-binding domain-containing radical SAM protein; translation: MKVLLVNPPQTFYPGSDPPAGNLPLGLMYIAAVLQKNGYAVEILDTFMAGAEFEEKNGESVTIGFPLKRIEEEIRSRNPDIVGIAGPFTSQIGHAIAVSKAAKDANPNILTVVGGPHVTLVPKEFLEEAQSVDIAVAGEGEYGMLEIAQHFEGKKPLSEIKGIAYRQNGTVAVNERRPFIEDLDELPYPAYDLVDMEQYLGPSKIGYRSFQKRAISMITSRGCPFNCCFCSVHLHMGKGFRAHSAKYVLDHIQHVVDKYKVKNIFFEDDNLTLDLKRFEAICDGIITRKIRIGWETPNGVRADRLTLELLRKMKQSGCKSVFVGVESGDQQILDKVVCKSLDLNRVVEFAKNAKEVGLKTGAFYIIGFPGETKQNMQRTVDFALEMKRKYDVGMHLFAATPSYGTRLYEECKAKGYIAADLSWNSFAQARQARGLPLITTDEFTPAEVKEIAAKALAEYKKIHLINLAKHPTKALKTAFDQPQLIWKYLKNLPP